A single Acidaminococcus sp. DNA region contains:
- the thiW gene encoding energy coupling factor transporter S component ThiW, which translates to MSTYRLTLSAIFIAIGTLTANLFYIPVGVSKCFPMQNMIDALTGALMGPANATIIAFLISLLRNLLGTGSPLAFPGSMIGAFLAGILYKRFRKIPAAMFGELFGTGIIGAWISAFISSYLLGKDVPFYFFVAPFLLSSGGGVILAGILLKTPFIQAIGKKLAETDEKH; encoded by the coding sequence ATGAGTACTTATCGTTTGACGTTATCCGCAATTTTTATTGCCATCGGAACGCTGACGGCCAATCTGTTCTACATTCCCGTCGGTGTCTCCAAATGTTTTCCGATGCAGAACATGATTGATGCCCTGACGGGTGCTCTCATGGGACCGGCCAACGCCACCATTATTGCCTTTCTCATTTCGCTGCTGCGCAACCTTTTGGGAACAGGCTCACCGCTCGCCTTTCCAGGCAGCATGATTGGTGCATTCCTCGCCGGCATCCTGTATAAGCGCTTCCGCAAGATTCCGGCAGCTATGTTCGGTGAACTCTTCGGTACGGGCATTATCGGTGCCTGGATTTCCGCCTTTATCTCTTCTTATCTGCTGGGTAAGGACGTGCCTTTCTACTTCTTTGTGGCACCTTTCCTCCTGAGCAGCGGCGGCGGTGTCATCCTGGCAGGTATCCTGCTGAAGACTCCGTTCATCCAGGCCATCGGGAAGAAACTCGCGGAAACAGACGAAAAACACTGA
- a CDS encoding M48 family metallopeptidase, translating to MKFSIIKFLCMLFTILFCALPLPHAEAAMISQQQEISMGESVAKQLENQYGLYQDDEVQARIDRIGRNLIANASRKDLPYTFKVLNTQDVNALACPGGFIYVYKGLVDFMTSDDELAAVLGHEIGHIEKRHTVHQIEKQMALSLLTILAGAASGDPGAGMVLATTASQALMASYSRGDEQEADAEGFVLAQKAGYNPYGSFVTMAKLEDMTKDMGNPGYGLFSSHPDPESRMKKAMDAAAKLHMAETVSVDKDGTATVKDGNWSYTFRQTVGYDKPEYRARLMAGALYLAETRGPVDESHFITVDGDNWSDVYYEDIRIMRVYPQDVLDGNVSGAAARMAESLQHWAAEQKKRTAGKTASSPAKMQKPAVQRAKTTQTVPASKAA from the coding sequence ATGAAATTTTCCATTATAAAATTCTTATGTATGCTTTTTACAATACTGTTTTGTGCACTGCCGCTGCCTCATGCCGAGGCTGCCATGATTAGTCAGCAGCAGGAAATTTCCATGGGTGAGAGCGTGGCTAAGCAGCTCGAAAATCAATATGGCCTTTATCAGGACGATGAGGTACAGGCGCGTATCGACCGCATTGGCCGGAATCTCATTGCTAATGCATCCCGTAAGGATCTGCCTTATACTTTTAAGGTGCTGAATACGCAGGATGTCAACGCGTTGGCCTGCCCCGGCGGGTTTATTTACGTGTACAAAGGACTCGTTGATTTTATGACAAGTGATGATGAACTGGCAGCCGTGCTGGGACACGAAATCGGGCATATTGAAAAACGCCACACGGTTCACCAGATCGAAAAACAGATGGCTCTGTCCCTTTTAACGATTCTTGCGGGAGCCGCTTCCGGGGATCCGGGAGCCGGCATGGTGCTTGCCACTACGGCTTCGCAGGCATTGATGGCAAGCTACAGCCGCGGCGATGAACAAGAAGCCGATGCTGAAGGATTCGTCCTCGCACAGAAGGCCGGTTATAATCCTTACGGTTCTTTCGTGACGATGGCCAAATTGGAAGATATGACAAAAGATATGGGAAACCCGGGTTACGGTCTGTTTTCATCCCACCCGGATCCGGAATCCCGTATGAAAAAGGCTATGGACGCAGCTGCGAAACTGCATATGGCTGAAACGGTCAGTGTGGATAAGGACGGAACCGCGACGGTAAAAGATGGGAACTGGTCCTATACGTTCCGGCAAACTGTCGGCTACGATAAACCCGAATACAGGGCAAGACTGATGGCAGGGGCTTTGTATCTGGCTGAAACGCGCGGCCCTGTCGATGAAAGCCATTTTATTACCGTAGACGGAGATAACTGGTCCGATGTCTATTATGAGGATATCCGGATCATGCGGGTATATCCTCAGGATGTACTTGATGGGAACGTGTCCGGAGCGGCCGCCAGGATGGCAGAAAGTCTGCAGCATTGGGCAGCGGAACAGAAAAAGAGAACGGCTGGTAAAACTGCGTCAAGTCCTGCCAAAATGCAGAAACCGGCGGTACAGAGAGCAAAAACGACCCAGACCGTTCCGGCTTCCAAGGCGGCCTGA
- a CDS encoding FkbM family methyltransferase — protein MELRERETLWQHLQQTKKPIVLYGMGNGADEILDRCELLGIPVAGVFASDDFARHQTFRGFTVCRYDEIVKKYPDCLVLIAFASERPEILERFFRIAAERETYAPHLPLFGDLSVVSPSWLLDHETQLQDTWELLADQQSRRVMEDILDYKLSGKLDYLEAVSQRREDLETLFMFSDKETYLDLGAYRGDTVEEFLSLTEGRYDHIYAVEPDPKNFQKLQRFVEENQISKCSLIHSGIWKEEGRLSFAEKGGRMSFLDAQAETDIPVTTIDRILDGHPVSYIKMDVEGAEMEALAGGAEAIKNYRPKLLIAGYHHDDDLWKIPLCLKRLCPEYRIYLRRHPYVPCWEINFFASL, from the coding sequence ATGGAGCTGCGGGAAAGAGAAACACTATGGCAGCATTTACAGCAGACAAAGAAACCAATCGTGCTCTATGGCATGGGGAATGGCGCTGACGAGATTCTGGACCGATGCGAGCTGCTGGGAATTCCGGTAGCTGGTGTTTTTGCCAGCGATGACTTTGCAAGGCATCAGACGTTTCGAGGCTTCACGGTTTGTCGCTATGATGAAATCGTAAAAAAGTATCCGGATTGTCTGGTGCTTATTGCTTTTGCCAGCGAGCGCCCGGAAATTCTGGAGCGATTTTTCCGTATTGCCGCGGAGCGCGAAACTTATGCACCGCATCTTCCGCTTTTTGGGGACTTATCCGTTGTTTCTCCATCCTGGCTGCTGGATCATGAAACGCAGCTGCAGGATACATGGGAACTTCTGGCTGACCAGCAGAGCCGACGCGTCATGGAGGATATTCTTGACTACAAACTGAGCGGCAAACTCGACTATCTGGAGGCTGTATCGCAGCGCCGGGAAGACCTGGAGACACTATTTATGTTCTCGGACAAAGAAACTTATCTTGACCTCGGCGCGTACCGCGGAGATACGGTGGAAGAATTCCTTTCCCTGACGGAAGGACGCTACGACCATATCTATGCCGTGGAACCGGACCCAAAGAATTTTCAGAAACTGCAGCGCTTTGTGGAAGAAAATCAGATCAGCAAATGTTCCCTGATTCACAGTGGTATATGGAAAGAGGAAGGACGCCTCTCTTTTGCGGAAAAAGGCGGCCGCATGTCTTTTCTCGATGCGCAGGCAGAGACGGACATACCGGTAACGACGATTGACCGGATTCTTGATGGACATCCTGTTTCCTACATTAAAATGGACGTGGAAGGCGCAGAAATGGAAGCACTTGCAGGCGGCGCCGAGGCTATCAAAAACTATCGGCCCAAGCTGCTCATTGCGGGGTATCATCACGACGATGATTTGTGGAAAATTCCTTTGTGTTTAAAGCGGCTTTGCCCGGAATATCGCATTTACCTGCGGCGGCATCCCTATGTGCCGTGTTGGGAAATTAATTTTTTTGCTTCCTTATAA
- a CDS encoding exonuclease SbcCD subunit D — translation MRFLHTSDWHLGRIFHGLHLLDDQEAVLEDLLKLAKDSKIDALLLAGDVYDRSVPPTEAVRVLDETLRRLIMELHIPVILIAGNHDNPDRLNFGQALFASEKLFITGPVSADTKPVVLEDADGPVYFAPLTYCEPLTATELSGTRQPSHDAALRWQIDCMLKQIPKNTRKVALAHAFVTGAILTPDSERPLAAGGSTSVGLDCFDAFNYTALGHLHALQKCSDTVRYCGSLMKYSFSETGQKKSAILVDMDGSGHIETEAIPLKAPHELAVLKGTFEELLNHPQKEHFNDYLQIVLTDKTPVLDPKNRLEQIYPNILQLGYEGLGAQPEAEATAKRKGLTQSELFEAFFEEIQKRPMNDKERALFQDVMNEMLTEGRNA, via the coding sequence ATGAGATTTCTTCACACCTCGGATTGGCATCTGGGCCGTATTTTTCACGGGCTTCATCTGCTTGATGACCAGGAAGCTGTCCTGGAGGACTTGTTGAAGCTTGCTAAGGACAGCAAGATCGACGCCCTGCTGCTTGCAGGTGACGTCTACGACCGCTCCGTACCTCCGACGGAAGCCGTGCGCGTACTTGACGAAACGCTTCGGCGGCTCATTATGGAACTGCATATTCCCGTAATTCTCATTGCTGGGAACCATGATAACCCTGACCGGTTAAATTTCGGTCAGGCTCTTTTTGCGTCCGAAAAGCTCTTTATTACAGGCCCGGTCTCTGCGGATACCAAGCCGGTTGTGCTGGAAGACGCGGATGGTCCCGTCTACTTTGCACCCCTGACCTACTGTGAACCGCTTACCGCTACGGAACTCAGTGGTACCAGGCAGCCTTCACACGATGCAGCCCTGCGCTGGCAGATTGACTGCATGCTGAAACAAATTCCGAAAAACACTCGTAAAGTAGCGCTTGCTCATGCCTTTGTGACGGGGGCCATTCTGACGCCCGACAGTGAACGTCCCCTTGCCGCAGGCGGCAGTACCTCCGTGGGACTTGATTGCTTTGACGCTTTTAACTACACGGCACTGGGCCACCTCCACGCCCTGCAAAAATGCAGTGACACCGTCCGCTACTGCGGTTCGCTGATGAAATATTCCTTCAGTGAAACCGGACAGAAAAAGAGCGCTATTCTGGTAGACATGGACGGGTCCGGACATATCGAAACGGAAGCGATTCCACTCAAGGCACCTCACGAACTGGCTGTTTTAAAGGGCACCTTTGAAGAACTGCTGAACCATCCGCAAAAAGAACACTTCAATGATTATCTGCAGATTGTCCTGACCGATAAGACACCGGTCCTCGACCCCAAGAACCGTCTGGAACAGATTTATCCGAATATCCTTCAGCTGGGCTATGAAGGGCTCGGTGCCCAGCCGGAAGCAGAAGCCACGGCAAAACGTAAAGGTCTGACCCAGTCCGAACTCTTCGAAGCCTTTTTCGAAGAAATTCAGAAGCGTCCGATGAACGATAAGGAACGCGCCCTGTTCCAAGATGTCATGAACGAAATGCTGACCGAAGGGAGGAATGCCTGA